In a genomic window of Vicinamibacteria bacterium:
- a CDS encoding GAF domain-containing protein yields the protein MPSEDPFKKGQDFLQIVTKAKEFTEELLKENERLRFKLASVKTSDAPSGAEDRVRELSQRTRELEERLAEMEARHKKVEEENKEFADRYIEIEEQNNNLANLYVASYQLHSTLDYKEVVRIVQEIVINLIGAEVFHLFMVSEKTGHLELETSEGETAPLTSIPLGQGLIGQSAQTGENHFAESVARRDPTPFDKPLAVIPLKIKDTVIGVISINKLLVQKTAFTTMDYELFTLLAGHAATALFSSKLYSASARKLTTLQGFLDMIKTQPAK from the coding sequence ATGCCCAGCGAGGACCCTTTCAAGAAGGGCCAGGACTTTCTTCAAATCGTGACCAAGGCCAAGGAGTTCACGGAGGAGCTCCTGAAGGAGAACGAGCGCCTCCGCTTCAAGCTGGCCTCGGTCAAGACCTCCGACGCCCCCTCCGGCGCTGAAGACCGGGTGCGGGAGCTCTCTCAGCGAACGCGGGAGCTGGAGGAGCGCCTGGCCGAGATGGAGGCGCGCCACAAGAAGGTGGAGGAAGAGAACAAGGAGTTTGCCGACCGCTACATCGAGATCGAGGAGCAGAACAACAACCTGGCCAACCTCTACGTGGCCTCCTACCAGCTCCACTCCACCCTCGATTACAAAGAGGTCGTGCGCATCGTCCAGGAGATCGTCATCAACCTCATCGGGGCCGAGGTCTTTCACCTCTTCATGGTGAGCGAGAAGACAGGGCACCTCGAGCTAGAGACCTCGGAAGGGGAGACCGCCCCCCTGACCTCCATCCCCCTGGGCCAAGGGCTGATCGGACAGTCCGCGCAGACGGGCGAGAACCACTTCGCGGAGAGCGTGGCCCGGCGCGACCCCACCCCCTTCGATAAGCCCCTGGCCGTGATCCCCTTGAAGATCAAGGACACCGTGATCGGCGTGATCTCCATCAACAAGCTGCTGGTTCAGAAGACGGCCTTCACCACCATGGACTACGAGCTCTTCACCCTTCTCGCCGGCCACGCCGCCACCGCCCTCTTCTCCTCCAAGCTCTACTCGGCCTCGGCGCGGAAGCTCACCACCCTCCAGGGCTTTCTGGACATGATCAAGACCCAGCCCGCGAAATAG